ATCATTTAAAGTGCACGCCCCCATCCCAGCCACGTGGGACCCCTTCAGCCAAAAACCTCCCCCCTGGGTTTCTCAGATTTCCAACCAGTGGTCATACATCTCCAACAGCTTCTCATTTCTTCTGGCTCTGGACTGTGCAGCTTTCACGGGGTGAAAGTTTGGAATAATTCTGTCCCCTGCCCGGGTGAGGAGGGGGGTGACAGAGCAGCATCTGGCACCAACCAGGGCCAGCCCATCACAGATCCCTTGGTTGGGAACTCTTAAATATTTGTAAGTAAGCAAGGTGCAAAAATGGACTTTGTTCCTTGGAAAATGAATCACACTGAGATCTGCTGGAGAACAGCCAAAGAGCTGTACAAGTCAAAACCACGCCTCTGTTATTTGACTCTCTTCCCCTGTCTGTGGCTCAACAGACTCAGTTCCGGGAAATCATCCACCCGTTGACAGCTGCCCTGCGAGGTGAGTactccagagcagcccctgggctgcCAAACTCGGGGTGGTGGgtgctccctgcccacagtgagccacggctgggacagggctgagcCCCCACATCATGGTCTTGTCTCTGGGGGGGCTGCAATGACCACCTGATTAATTAAACGTGGCACGTtgaagggcagggaggagtaAACGCCAAAGGTCACAGTTTTACAGCTTTTGCTGCCGTGGGGTTGGTTTGAGTGTCTGCTGTGGGGTTGGGCTGGTTTGtcatttttgctgcttcttcagtgaTTTTGTTCGGGTTTTTTTCAGCCCCTTGTTGCTGACAGAGTTGCTTCTTGGGAAGAGAATTGAGCAAATTGTGGTGCAAAGAGGTAAATAATGATATAAAAAGGACTTTAATTTGTTTCAGTTGAGTGGAATAAacagtgattttggggggagctggagggaaCCAGCTGGAAACCACGGTGGGCTTGGGAGGGATTGAACCTGGGCAGGAGCTTGGGCTGCACCAGGGGGGGTCTCACAACGTGAACCTTCGGGGGTCTTTTTAGGGGAATTTGTGGAATTTGTACAGTCAACACTGGGAGGCAGAAATTAGTCATCATAAAGGAGCAAAAATGACAGTGGGACTGAGTGAATCAGGAAATGCACTGGgtgccttttattttcaaattgaCACTTCAGTTTTGCAAATACTAAAACCTTCACCAGGGCATTCATTTCTGGCTCAGAATTGGGTTTGGGAGGGATTAAACTTGAGCAGGAGCTCAGGCTGCCTCAGGTGGGGTCTTACAAGGTGAACCTTCGTGGGTCTTTTTAAGGGAATTTGTTGAATTTGTTCAGTCGACACTGGGAGGCAGAAATTAAAGTAGGACTGAAATTTTGGCTTGAAATGAGGGGGTTGAATTTGTGCACTGGGGCTTCTGCCATATGGAGCAGGTCCAGACACATCATAGTTTAGTTTCTGAAATAACAAGCCCTTCATCTGTAAGGATCTCTTCCCCACTTTCgtgctcagctccagctcagaGCTTGGGCAAGGTCTGCCCTTTATCCTGTTGCACTTTAGAAACCCCCGAGATGAGGAAGCACCCCCCCCTTCTGGCTCATCCTGTGTTTGTTTCTCCTACCAATTTAACCCTCTCACTGCTCTGGAAACACTGTTATCTGAGCACTCCTTGAGTTTTCTCCTGCAAATCCCCTCTGAGGGAACCACTTTGTGCTTTTTTCACATCTCTTTACCCACAATCAAACCTTTGCAGCTTTCAGAGCTGACTTTTGCAATGAAATATTGCTGTTTATCAGGACACGTTCCTGTTGCTGCTGATAACTTAACACAAGACCCAAGAGGACCAAAAGCTGCTGTCCCTGTTGGTTTGGGTGCAGGGAACCAGGTCGTGCTCCTGCAAcagtgggcacagggaggagaaaCCAGAGCAAAAGAAGCTTGTGTGGAGCCACGAACAGAAAACCCGAGCAGAAGAGATGCTGTGAACTGTCACAGGCTACTTTCCATCCTGTGTGTTTTTGCAAAAGGGCCCCCAAAGCACAAATTCTGCTCCAAGCCCTGgtgccttttcctcccttttggcagcagctcctgagccctGAACAGGCTCCTGTCCCTTGCAAACACTTCAGCTGCCTTTGACCTGTGAGCTCTCAATggcttatttatttaataaagtgtttttaaacttgtctttctctttcattctgCTTAATttgttggggttgtttttttcctccttaatctttgtccctcctctctctttccctcccttatcttttcccctcccctcggCCCTTTGTGCTGCCTCCTGTGCCGGAGGCGTGTTCAGCTCAGAACAAAGTCCTGCCAGACTGCCCTTGGCACCATGACAACGCTGAGAGCCAGTGCCAACCCCACAGGGGCTGTTGtggctggctgggctgtggcccAGGAGgtctcagctccctgcaggtcccctcagcctctcctctccttccaccccaGGCTGCCGAGTGCAtccaccccacagagcccagggaaCGTCAGCCCCGGGCCATGAGGTTTCTGTGCCACGATGGGGAAGGGAATCCAAAAGCCAAATTCTTCAATCCAGGAAGAAACACTGAACACCTGCAGTGATCCAGAGAAACAGTGCAAATGGGGTAATGCtgggaaaaccccaaaccttccGAGGGAGGGCGGGGTGTGGGAAGAGCATCTCGCTCCAGGGGGAGcaccagtgggatggggatggagcctttgggtgggtgtggagcagcccaggcacagctgcacTGAATTCCATGCTGGGGAATTCACCTCTGGAGGCTGAAGATCCGTCTCCAGGCCCTCAAACACACCTTTGTGGCTTTGAAGGACTCCTGAGCCCCCAGAGGGCTCCCTGGATGGGCCTGGGTGGGCCTGGGGATGGACTGAGGGTCCAGCACAGGAGGGCAAAGTagaggggagaggagccaggccatcctcaccctgctctttcctgccccagggTCCTACAGAACCGAGTCAGACTGGAGAACATCCCCCAAGATGTGTGTTCTCGCTCAGAGTGTGTTCCTGGGGATCCTCACCTTGAGCCTGGTCATGGCACTGACTGGTGAGTCCCACCCAGACACCCCCATGGGGAGGATCTGGGCCAGGCGCCTCCGTTTTGGGAGGTGGGAGGATCCCAGGACATTCCCAGCATCAAGGGAGGCTCCCAAAGTGGGTGACTCCCTTTTTTCCCTACACTTTGCTCCAGGCACCTGCTCCTCACTCAGTCACACCATTGCCTTTCCCAAGAGAATAATCCCCAGTTTCcctcttccagctgctggaatAAACCAAGGAATCAACcccattttgctgcttttcagggCTGCCCACGTGTCTGACTcagctttctgtgtttcagttctcAGTGTGAGACCCCCTTTCCCTGAGCCGGAATTCTCCCACGTGTGCCCAGACACCTGGCCtggtttccaaggaaaatgttattatttttctgaggcTGAGGGCAACTGGACCACGGGCCGGACAAGGTGTGAGGCCCTGGGAGCTTCCCTGGCCACCATAAGCACGAGGGTTGAACTGGtgaggactgggatgaactggtgaggactgggatgaactggtgaGGACTGGGCTtgagcctctgcagcagctccggggTGGGAAACACGGGGAAACCAAGAGGATAAAtcagccccaaaccccccaggcTGGCCCCAaagtgctgccagtgctggagcCGGGAGCCAAGCCCTTGGGAAAAGCCCCAGGTCTGGCTGGGGGTGGacacaggagggaaagaggaggtgGGGAAGGCAAGACTGGCCAAAGCCAACGTTTCTTTGCCTTCCAGGCCTTCCTTCTGCACTATAAAGGTGAAGCAAACCACTGGATCGGGCTGAGAATGAGGGATAACAGCTGGGAATGGATCAATGGCACGGCCTTGAACGGCAGGTGGGTCCCTGTGTCCGTGCTGGAGCCCCGGGTGGGCCCCAGGGATTTCCTGGAGTCTGGGATGCCCCATCCTGGGATGGGCACCTTCTCCTGCCCCGtgtccaggcagctcctggctttCCATGGGGGGTTGGGATGGGCCGAGGTCGCTGCCCCCCAACCCTGATCAGAGAATTAGAGACCCCCCCCAGCCAAAGCCCTTCTCTGCCGGAGGGGAAATCCCAgctcttcttaatttttttggggggggagttttcttcttttcttccctttctcactCTGGTCCCGTTGGCATTGCAGGTTTGAGGTGAGGGGTGTGGGGCCCTGTGGGTACCTCGATGACGGATGGATCAGCTCATCCCTGTGCCACACGGAGAAGAACTGGATCTGCAGCCGCCCCGACGACTATGAACTCTGGAAGGGGAAATTAAGAGACCCCAAACCAGGACTTTCAACCTAAATCTCTGGCCAGATGAGGGATGTTCACCCCAGCACTGCAACTGAAATATTCGGGGTGAATCTAAAAAATCAGGTATAAGGAGCTGGTTAGGGACTTACCAGGAGAATAGGCATAGCTCAGAccggtgcttctcttggccctccaTTTCGGTGGGAGGTAAATCAGCCTCTTTTCTCGCTTTTTTTCAGCCTTATTTCAAGCTTTTTCCGCGTTGACCACGGTTTGAGGGCAGTTTTGGGGTGAGAAAAGAGCCTTTTAGTGTCCGTTCTTACCCTCCTGTTACTTCTGCATCACTCCCGCTCTTCTCACCCTCGGTGTGTGCTGATTGGCCGATTAAACCGCGCCCCCTCACTCCCATTGGCCACTCCTCCCCACGCTCcaccccctccctttccccaccctcagGGCGGACCTGCTTGGGAACTGCGCCCCCCCGCGGGCAGCGCGGGAAAGGCGGGGTGCGGACCTGGTTGAGGACTGCGAGAGCGGGGTCGGGGGTGTCCGTTTTAAGTAGAAAAAGGCGGATTTTGGGGCCGGTTTTGCAACGTTTTGCATTAATAAAGAGCGGGTGTTTATAAAACTGAAGCttgaaagctgctttttaaaatcgTTGCTTTGTTatacacaaaaaaacaaccagtttGGGTGTATTGTCCATGATTTGTGATGCCCCCAAACCACCAATTATTAATTGTGAACTAATAACTGTGTGCTAGTCATTGTGTTAATAACTGATTTTTATATCCCAAACCCACCATTTGGGGTGAATTGATGACTAATTTAATATACCCCAAACAATGGGgagaacccccccaaaatcctctgggGAGTGGTGCAGACTCCAGGCAGGACCTGGTTGACCAAAACAACCTCAGTTTTGGGTGAGATCTCCATTTTTGAccttttattctgcaaaataacCTTTCAGCACCGCGAGCGGTGGTGACAGAACAACGCTCAACTGGGGCACCAAACGCCTAAAATAACGaggggaacccccccaaaacTTTTTCAGGAGCAGGTGCCAACTCCGAGCAGGAGCCACGGGTGGGAATTCTGAGGCGGAATTTCCGTTTTCAACCTTTTATTCTGCAAAACCACCTTTGGCCCCCATTCTGGAATGgcctctggaaaccaaagaaccaagcccccaccatgtgacagttcaaccccatccgtgtgccaagggctcctttgtggtgccacagcctgtcctctccattccagaatgggccctggcaaccaaagaaccaacgcCCTCCAACCCCAAAGTGAAGCCCCACCTTTGTGCCATGGGCCCtcttgtgatgtcacagactgtcctctccattccagaatggctgctggaaaccaaaacaccaGTGTCTCACAGCCCCTAGTGCAGCCCAACCCATGTGCCATGGGcccctttgtgatgtcacagcctgtcctctccattctggaatagcccctggaaaccaaagaaccaacacacCACACCCCCACAAtgcagccccacctgtctgccacgggACTCTTTGTGAAGTCacggcctttcccccaggaaagaaagcctggaaccttcaggtttcagatgcagttggagggccaccctgggcactccatgggcagcaagagctttctgtcctggccctttttgtctggcaggaatcttcagctgtgttcagtttgggcagtcagactggcaatttcagcacagggctcctgcaagtgaacgacagcccttccctccaggaaagaaacaccttaccctcggtctcttctcctgttccttaaaacacaacctgcaggggagctttctgggatctcttctcttgggaattgggaagacagacccactcccatgtttaacacctcaggcaaaaccaccctttgaacacctttcccaaccctccccaacctttcccaaagcccagattttacaggtgtCCTGTAATTATGGCCCAATCTCACCCAAGcccacaaaccatgacagaaacctctcagcctcacgctgcgtccttcccattgctgtgccttatgtgcaggcaaaaggccttaaaatcaagtccccaaaattcatggcctgttctttttcccagaaaagaaggcgtggtgaactctccagaccagggaactggaagatctccccaaaactcctttggtacacgctgcagggccaatgattcctctgctctgccctgtcggcgctgctttgtctcatctgggtccccagaaactgtcagtgaaagctggggaataaaatctctgagcagttggttggtttccagaggtgaccctacttcattcagcgctgaagggacacagcaatTGCTCTCTAATACATGTACATCAGTTCTCAAAACTTTTAACTCTTTTTACATTTTAGCAGACAAAGGAATTCCTGTCCATTGGCTtaccagttctctgcaggaattcttcttctctcttctattgGCTCTCGATTTCTCACTTTGCATGATACTTAGTCCacagtttttgtccttttcttgtcttttccctggATAGAGAAAACCTCAGTAACTgtctgtgttagttttgtctttgtctctggtttctctaagggtctttgtggtttagaaattctgccttcttggtgtccaggtctcaaaaatagatttctctgccaggtctctgaccACTGAAATAGGGCAGGCCTtaagcttttactttgtttttctaacaaatggccATGGCCCAGAACTTGTCCATCATCCATTCTCTATTGCCCCCAttcaatctcctgccagcagtttctccccactgctgggtgggctcctttgccaagcactagaacttgttggggaacaggcccagtcctgttgcctatttttcgtggggatgtgcaggagggcattgagtcttccatgagcaaattggcagaggaccccaagctggcttgcagtgtggatgtgctggagggtaggaaggctgtgcagagggacctggacaggctggacctctgggccgagccggtgggcatgaggttcaagagtgcctttggtgcctttggggcctctggccacaagaaccccctgcagctccaggtcgggggcagaggagctgcaaagggtccctgtgggagaggccctgggggtgcaggtggacagaggctgaacctgagccagcgggtgcccgggtgggcaagaaggccaagggcaggctggcctggatcagaaagagtgtggcagcaggagcagggcagtgatgcttctgctggactgggcactggtgaggccacagctggagtgctgtgtccagccctgggcccctcaattcagggagaaccttgaggggctggagtgggtggagagcagggcaatggagctgggcaagggtctgcagtgcatggcctgtgaggagcagctgagggagctgggcttctccaacctggagatgaggaggctcggggctgaccttctccctgtccacaacttcctgacaggagccaggtgggggtcagccccttctccgaggcaacaggcgacaggacaagaggacacgaggacctgcctgtcaggggctgtttgtcagggacaggagcaggactttttggagagaaacagggattaggtattgaaatgggctgcccagggaggtggtggagtcagcgtccctggaggtgtttaagcaaagactggccatggcactgagtgccgtggtctgcttgacgtgctggggatggggcgtagGCTGGACCCCGGTTGATCTCACAAGTCTCTGCCAAGCTCAtggactctgggcttctgtgccagcccagcctttggggacagcgtgctggtggctccgaGGCTCCGTCCTTGCTTTGCCTTGCCCATCTCAttgcacagcaatggggcacaggctgagccccagggacaccagagccaggcggcctgagctcttcttcctgcagcgtctgcctggggcagcccagccaggcctgagtctctgcaggagaggccaagcccagccagagagggctcagccctctgaggctgcactcactgcaaagggaacaaaacattggcccagaggacatcctgcccccaaatggagaactggaaaggtcaagaataaaaaagtcaccccTCTCTATTCTTCAAAAAATGTTcagacctctttcctaaaagcatccaggactcgggtcactcagttttctctctgacaagggTTTTTCCGTGGTTCCCCTcaattcccagcctgcccaggaTCACTTATGaggtcccaacccccactttttccccctctcccaccccttacCCATCATCCCCCAATCCCCAACCCCCTCATGCTCACTTTGGTGGGTTCCACCTTTCTCGTTTCCCCCACttttctgacctctcccacccctttcccatcagccCCCAATTCTCAGTCTcgctccccctccacttttggggggtcccactcccctcccactccctttggggtcccaccaccccttttatcccctctgactcactgaccccccccttcccaacaccccctctCACCCCAGAGCTCCTCACCTGCAGCCGGGAGagctcccagtaacaccagtgcCCATAAAtgtcccccccaaaaaaagggttaggtggggtcctgggtgggctctgagtgaGTTTGGGGGTTCCTTGGAGCAtggccccactggctcccagttcccctctctgtagttccagtcactcccagtatgatcccgGTCACTGACAGTCACTCCTAGGGTGGTTCCTGTATGGTCCTggtcactcccaataggatcccagttgcccccaaggtggtcccagttgctcccagtcccccccaggatggttcctttccctctcagggactcccagtctgagtccagtatggccccaggcacattcagtcactgcctggacgatgccatttgcccctgcatggtcccagttgctcccagtatgatcccactaTGAGTCCAGACATTCCTAGTATGATCCCAGGAACTTGAAGTatgaatccagtttgatcccagtcatccccagtatggttgcaggacctctcacatactcccaatattattgcagtcactcccaggatgatcccattATGAacccagttgcccccagcgtggttccagttgctcccattcacccctactgtgcttccagtcactcccagtatcatccctgtcactcccagccactgcCAGTAGATCCCACTTGCCTCCaacatgctcccagtcacccccagtatcaTCTCAGTCACTTTTAGTCATACCCAGTATcatcccactatgatcccagtcactcccggTACGATACCAGTCTGTCCAagtaggatccaagttaccccctgcatggtcccagttgctcccagtcaccccactagAGTTCcactccctcccagtccctcccaggaccatcccagtaggatcccagtgACACCCCAGATGGTGGCACtcacacccaggatgaacccagacatGCCCTGGCACTCCCAGTAGAAAGccatttgcccccagcagggtcccagttcctcccagtcaCTGactgtggttccagttgctcccagtatgatccctggcactcccagtcactcccactgtgatcccagtcagtcccagtatgatcccagtcactcctggtctctcccagtatatcccagttgctgccagtgtggtcccactcactcctggtttctcccagtagcttccagcataaTCCCAGTcgctcacagccactcccagtcacccccaatATGGTCctagttgctcccagtatgatcccagtcactcccagtatgatcccacttgctcccagtatatcccagttgtgcTAACATGGTTCCAGCTGtcctcagaatgctcccagtcactcccagtatgaccccagtcaccctcacTGTGGGCCCAGTGGCTCCCAAGATGATCCCATTGCCCCCAGCATGGACCAACTTGCTCCCACTGTggtcccagtatgaccccagttATCCCCAGTGTGGTCgcagttgctcccagttcctcccagtgtgatcccagttgctcccagcagaGATTCAGTTGCTCCCATTATgatccagtatgatccctgtatGATCTCAGTACAATCACAGTTaccccagcatggtcccaatTGCTCACAGTTGCCCCCAACACAGTCCAAGTCActcccagtgtggtcccagtcaCCCTCAGGATGGTTGCAGACTCTCCCAGTATAgcccagttgccctcagcatgctcacaGTCacacccagttacttccacttgccccaggatgcttccagttcccatcagtaggatcccagtcactcccagtctatgccagttgcctccagaatgcaccctgtcactcccagtcactcccagtttctTCCAGGTTGATCCCAGTTTCTCCAAGTGTGTCCCCAGTTGCCTTCCAGCACGGCCCCACTGGATCCCAGTTCCCCTCTGagtagttccagtcactcccagtatgatcccagtcacttaCAGTCACTTCCAGGATGGTTCCTGTACggtcctggtcactcccacagtgatcccagtcactcccagtcactcccaataggatcccagttgccccaaggtggtcccagttgctcccattccCCCTCATGAcggttcctttccctctcagggactcccagtctgagtccagtctggccccaggcactttcagtcactgcctggatgatgccatttgccccctgcatggtcccagttgctcccagtatgatcccactatgagtccagtcacacccagtatgatcccaggaaC
This Pseudopipra pipra isolate bDixPip1 chromosome W, bDixPip1.hap1, whole genome shotgun sequence DNA region includes the following protein-coding sequences:
- the LOC135404783 gene encoding LOW QUALITY PROTEIN: uncharacterized protein LOC135404783 (The sequence of the model RefSeq protein was modified relative to this genomic sequence to represent the inferred CDS: deleted 1 base in 1 codon; substituted 1 base at 1 genomic stop codon), which codes for MCVLAQSVFLGILTLSLVMALTGESHPDTPMGRIWARRLRFGRWEDPRTFPASREAPKVGDSLFSLHFAPGTCSSLSHTIAFPKRIIPSFPLPAAGINQGINPILLLFRAAHVSDSAFCVSVLSVRPPFPEPEFSHVCPDTWPGFQGKCYYFSEAEGNWTTGRTRCEALGASLATISTRVELVRMGXTGEDWDELVRTGLEPLQQLRGGKHGETKRINQPQTPQAGPKVLPVLEPGAKPLGKAPGLAGGGHRRERGGGEGKTGQSQRFFAFQAFLLHYKGEANHWIGLRMRDNSWEWINGTALNGRFEVRGVGPCGYLDDGWISSSLCHTEKNWICSRPDDYELWKGKLRDPKPGLST